The Pelodiscus sinensis isolate JC-2024 chromosome 25, ASM4963464v1, whole genome shotgun sequence region ggtgaaggccaggacttggaGTAAGATTTTTGTCCTGGTGAGTGTAATCCAGTTGAATGGCTCTAGGATCTCTCTTCCGTAACGAGGTTCTGGAGACCCATGTCTGGTGCTACAACTGTCTGGTCTCTTCTTGTTTGGGCATCTCACTGTGCTGTTCTAAGAGGCTGGGCAAGGGGGTTGCTGAAGGGACTAGTCCAGTGATTCCAAGTGATGGCTTGTTGTGCTTGCCTCTTTTTGAATAGAGGGTGAAGAGATTGATGTGGTGACCGTGGAAAAGAGACAATCGCTCAGTATGAGGAAGCCGGTCACCATCACGGTGCGAGCAGACCCCCTGGACCCCTGCATGAAACACTTCCACATCTCCATCCACCAGCAACAGCACAACTACGCTGCCCGCTCTCCCCCCGACACCTGCTCCCAGGAGGATGCCTTGGAGAAGGAGCCCAAAGAGGAGCCCTTGAGCAGCCCGGAGCAAGGTGCAGAGCACTCTGAGCCTGGCCTGCCCAAAACCGGGAGCACGCCCAGTTCGGACAGCGAGGACATGGCTAAGAGGAAAAACCACAACTACTTGGAACGCAAGCGGCGAAATGATCTCCGCTCCCGCTTCCAGGCCCTGAGGGACCAGGTCCCCGGTCTGGCTAACTGTCCCAAGACCCCCAAAGTGGTGAtcctgagcaaagctgcggagtaCCTGCAGTCGCTCGTTGTTGGGGAGCGGAGGATGGCTGCAGAGAAAAGGCAGCTGAAGCTGAGACAGCATCAGCTGCTGAAGCGAATTGCCCATCTCAAGGGACTTTAGCTACCACAGACTTGACACCTTTTCCAATATTGATTTGCACATTTTTTTGGTTAGCGTGAACCCTCCAAACTACagatcccagaatgcactgcagcCAGCGCACACGAATATGGCTTGCATTCTAGGAAGCGGGGGAGCTTCTTGTCTCCCTTATCCAGGCCTGGTCTCGGGTTCCTCCTTTAACAGAGTAGGGAGTAGCTTAGCCCACAGCTGGCAAATTCTTAGCCTGTGGGGACACTGGTACTTGGCACCTGACTTGTAGGCACTGGACTTTGCTTGGGCTGAAATGGTCAAAAGGGACCCGTGAGTTCTGGGTGCCTCGTTCTGAGGGTGTCCAGAGATGCTGAGCCTCGAACAGGGATGTGGAACAAAGCCCGCTGAGGCCAGTTGGAGCTGCCTTAGCGCCTTGAACTTCAGGCCTCAGGTACCTGATGTTGGACACTCAAACTGAGGCCACTCTCCAAAATACAGGCCTGAGTGGGCAACCAGAAGCCTAATAATGATGGCAGGTTCCTGATTCAGACAGGACCTGAATCCAGCCCTTCTGTGGCTTCTCTTCATACATGCATCACTGGGTGGCTGGGTCAATATggtggctgttgccatggtctgCTGAAGTTTGACACCctcccctgtctcctcccccattCTGCTACCCAGCCCAGGTGCCTCTGCTGTGGTGCtcttgccttccccctccccatcctttccCTGACCAGCCCATAGTGGCCCACCTCTCCAATCTCCCCATCCTGCTCCACATCAGTGGGGCTGAGACCATGGGCCCGCTGCATCCCCTCCAGAAGTGTCTTCAAATCAATCGGATTGCTTTTGACTGAGAGTCTCCACTGCCAATCGGCCAGGGTGTTCCGCTCCAGGGCGTAGCAATCCAGtgtcccagttcagggtccatcTCTCTACAAGCAGTGACAATGGGGGCATGCCCCAaagtgggtggggatggggaaacTTTGCTCTCTAGGGGCCAGGGCTGTTCTTAAAGATCCTCTTTCTCCCAGGGCTGGATGGCTAAACGTTATTGCTGCAGAAGACCCGAGACCAGCTTGAAATGGACTATACCTCACTTTCTTACCACTTTACACAGTAGCTTGTCTTGAGGCTTGTGTTCTAGAAACTGCTGCTGTAACTGTCTGACTCGTAGCCGGGATGACCTTTTTTTAATGCTGTATTTTTGTACAACTTTTTTGGAGAGTATTGTTTGACTTGTCTTTGAAAATCTTGTTCTGGGGGCGTTGtccctgctgcaggctggtgaaggtgtgttgggggaagggctggaagtgTCCCTGGGGCCTTGCTAGGAGGCTCCGAGAGGTCCTAGGTTCTTATTTGCTTGCTTCCAGATAGGAGACTCGTGGGAAGATCCCTGCTCCTCAGGCTGTAGACAGGGCAATAATGATCCTTTCACAGAGGATCAGGGTGAAACTTGCCCTGTTTGCCTGGCCTTCCTGTATTCCCCAAATGCAGGTTCTCAGGAGTGGTGCTGCTTAAAATCCTAGGGGCCTGACTGTTACCTGGAGTTACTTTGTCTTTCCCGGGGAGGGTTGATGCTCCTCTTGGAAGCATCTGAGACGTGAGTCCCTCTGTCTGTTAACCAGCAGCGACACCCTTGGGAAGCTGCATTTGTTCAGCTGGCCAAACTTCATTTCACCTCCCCACGAATCTCCCTCTGCTGTGAATACTCGCCCTGCCTTCCTAGGCGGGGTCTGTGTttttgtgggtgggggagcaggaccAGGAGCCTTCATCTTTCGTGGAAGGGGGTGTGGCTGGAACCTCCACTCTGCAGCAGacacacagagcagcccctgaGTTGTCTGGCTCCTACCTGACCTTCTGAGAAACGTTAGCGTTAACACTGTGGTCGGATTTAGCACTTTTCTTCATTACCTCACACTTCATAAATAAATAAGTTAGAAAAGACACACTGGGTTGGCTTTTTCCATCGAGCTGTTGCCTGCCTGTTTCCAGGGAGTGACCGCACCCGCTGCTGCTTGAGAGAAACACTGAACAAAGCTAAGGGTGGCTGTACCTCCTGGGGCAGTAGGACTTTCACCTATACCTCTTCTCCCATCAGGAAGGGCCGTCATGTCCTGCTCCCAAGGCTGTGCCCTCGTAGGAGGAGCGTGCTGTCTTTTGGCTGTATCCCTGAATGGCAAGATCAACATTTCAGCAGAAGCAATGTTACTGTGCCTGCGGCAGCGCAATCGAGTAGCAATCACTAAGCCCAGTTATAGGGCTGTCCGTCTACAGCAGggatggtttttttgtttgtttttaaaacaggtGTACTGTggagaacagggttcaaaacagctgcccaaaactcctctcccttcctcccccccccttttttttgttgctccttggtgttcctcattttcttaaaaaaaaatattgtttggtgtttctcagtcttaaagtttaagaaaccCCGGACTACAGGGTTATCAAAGCCTTCAAATCTGGGGAAGAGTTGGAGgacaactaggctatgtctacactcgcagcttcttgcgcaagaacatcttgcccaaggattcttgtgcaagaagtcttgtgcaagaagacgtccacgctgccatgtgcaagctgtgcttttgcgtaagagcgcctgtggcagtgtggacgctctcttgcgcaagaaagctctgatggccattttagccatagagctttcttgcacaagaaatccctgccaagcatccacattgcccgcttgcacaagagctcctgtgctAGAGGGCTTACGCCTGtttgcaagagctatgctcttttctcaagaagccctctcttaccatgctgtactgtaaatttccttgcacaagagcgggcgggcagtgtggatgttctacagattcttgagcaagaacagccatacttgcacaagaagccacgagtgtagacatagccctagagtgggGAACATCCTGGAAGCCTGCAGAAATTAGAGTGCAAGAGATTTAGACCCAATATTCCGTTAGGCAGCATGTAGTTTCCTGCAAGCAAGACTAGTGCCTTTGTGTAGGCTTTCTCATGATTGAAGTGTGCAATGTCTACAGTGGTGGGTCCTGGGAACCAAATCACCTGGATTAATTTCTCTTTAAGTGGTTTTACTGAGGAAGAAGGGCTGTGAGTGGAGTTCCTCTAATGAGGGACTTGATGTAATTTTAAACTCTTCTAATGGCACTACAGAACAGTCAGCATGTGGAATTCACTGCCCCTGAAGGTCATCAAGATGAATATGATGGTGAATTGTCTGTGAGTAACTCTAGAGGAAAGCTAAGATGGAATGATATTGCTCGCTGGGGCGGGGAGGATTTAGGGGCTACTAGAGAATTCACCACATCCCCCTCTGCAGAGAGTTTGAAATatttgtatcttaatttgaagAATGTTTATTACACATTAGCAATCCCAGATTATTGGTTTTAACTCCTGGAGGCAAAATCCTGTATTAAATGCAGTGGAGAGAAGGCATGGTGTGACTGCAAAGACAAGCATCTAGATGGGGGCTAGTGCTATTTCAAGAGAGGTTTAGTTGTTTGTAGGAAGTTTAGTCTTTCACAGGATTATAATCAATGAAGAGCTTTAAATGTTCCTCATTCTTTTGGCTCCTGAAGCAGAAGTTGTGTTTTACGCTTGTATAGTGTGTTGCATCAGCTAAGATCAAAGCATTGTACCGACATCAGAGTTCAATGTCCTTACTCTGCTGAGGCAGGAAAACAGGATTAAAGAAATAGGATCTGATTCTCTGGTATATAGGCCCctaactcccaggctacgtctacattggcatgatcttgcacaaatactctaacacaagagttcttgcgttaaaggatttgcgcaagagagcatctacactggcatgtgcctttgcgcaataGCATCCGtgccactgtagacgctctcgtgtgcaagaaagctccgatggccattttaaccctcaggctttcttgcgcaagaaattcatgttgcctgtctacagtggcctcttgtgcaagaacagttgcacaagagggcttattcttgagcgggagcatcatagttcttgcacaagaagcactgatttcacacattagaacgtttgtgttcttgcgcaagaactccctgccagtgtagacaggcagcatattTTTGTGCTAAAGtggctgctttggtgcaagatcgtgccagtgtagacacagccccattgatTTCTAAATACCTCTGAAGCTCTGGGCTCTTGAGGCTTGTTGCGTAGTGGAACTGGAAGTCAAGACGAGTGTCCTGACTCCTAATCCATTGGTTGCACCTCTACACAAAACATGTTCTGAAACTATAGGTAAGAACGTAGGTTCAAAGTGTCTAGTTTCTACAGGAGTGTTCCAAGGGGAAGGGTGGGCCTAAATAGACACATTTCAATGCAACAGTAGGTTGTTAACCCTCTCTTATTCATGCTTGTCCCTAAGTGCGAGAAGAGGAAAGATGGTCATTGAGATTTTTAAATGCAGCTCAGTGAGTTAGCAAAAGTTTAACTAAGTccctggggctggtggtgggTAACCTGTCACCTCTGGGCTGCATGCATCAGGGTGgcatgtgtggcccacaagatatTTACTGTCGCCCCGGTGCAGGGGTGCCAGCTTCTGCTGGGTTCTGTCCGCATTGtggatttttttactttttttttttctttcttttcttactgGCCTTACTAAAGTGACTCGCATGTAAAGCAAAAGCATGTGAAGTGAGGGGCCTGCTGACTGCATACAACATtaactgtgagagccatgtgctccctctgcatccaatcaaagtggtTCAATTAGCTCATCTCACAAATTGTAGGTACATAAGCACGGTGAGCAAACaccctgtcctgggagatggCCTTGGTAAGGATAACCTTGCCACCCATTAAgctgaaggagggtcactcatgcggCCCACGCACTAGCCGTGGTCGAATGTTGCTGTGCTAAACCACTTACGCCCCCAGTCTCAAAGACTGTCTACgatggcgtgatcttgcgccagagtaggtgatcttgcgcaaaaacttgctgcctgtctacactggccgtgtgttcttgcgcaagtaaactgacgttctactgtataaaatcagggcttcttgtggaagaactatgatgctcccgctcaggaataagccctcttgtgcaagagctctgccagaagaggccagtgtaaacaggcaacatgaatttcttgcgcaagaaagccctatggttaaaatggccatcggagctttcttgcgcaagagagcatctgcactggcatggatgctcttatgcaaaagcacatctcttgcggaaaagcacatgccagtgtagacactcttctggaagagtttttgcgcaagaagctgtaagtgtagatgtagccaaaaagtATTTAGGCCCCACTCATTCAAGTGGCAATTAGGAGGCTAAATATCTTTGTGGACCTGAGGCTTAAATGCCTTTGAAGATCCCACCTGAGACTCCGTTCAGTTCAGTTCAGTTCAGTTCAGTGATTGTTTTTTGCCTGGGGATGATGAATTCAATGTCTGGAGACAGCATCTCTCTAACATTTTGCACGGAGCTGGCTCAGAAGCACAGGTGCTAAAACTCCTGGCACTGGGGGTGCTGCAGTGCACTCTGGTTTGAAGTAGTAATAACAATAACCAAATAACCTGGTTTCTGCCTTCAGTACTCCGTATTGCAGCACTGTTGCTTGGAAGGCTGCAAAAGTACTGGAGCATAATTAGATGAGACAGCACTGTAAGACAAGGAGCGTGCGGGCTGGGGTAACTTAGACCAAAGTACAAAAAAACCTATAGAGATGCAGAAGACTGTTTTATTATATGCCTGTTTAGAGGGAAAATAGCTGAGCTAGATCTAGCTGGGGATATGTCTGAGCGTATTAAAAAATAGgtttgtataaaatacttaagACATCAAATATAAAACCCATTGTTGAAGAAACGGATTAGTGGAGTGAGCATCATGTTTGAAATAGACCCACTGGAAGCACAGGTTAAAAGTACATTGGATTAACTAGACCTGACATCTACCCAAAGCAGTCAAACCCAAGTAAAGTGACCATACAAGTGTAGATCTCTTGAATGCAACTTTCTGCATGCACATTAAAGATGCCAGGGTATTTTTTTTATAAGGATGGTGTTTTGCTCTCTCAAAATTACCTACAGAGCATCTTTCAAAGGGGTTTTTGCTATTTTTTGGAAGGGGACAGCttagagaaggcttgaaagagaTTTAAACTGTACAACCCAACTGTGGGATCACAGTTTTCAAATCTAGTCCATTTCAAAACCAAATTAAAAGTAGCTTTAGATGTTACACCTATTCCTGAGTCTTCCTGCCATTTGTGTGAGCTTTCAAGCACAGCTTCCTatctttaaaaatgcattttctagTATTACTCCATGAAGGACTCCTGGAAGCGGACAGTACAAGGGAAACCATGAAACTCACtatacacaaaggctgtgtctagactggcatgattttccggaaatgcttttaacggaaaacttttccgttacaagcatttttggaaaagagcgtctagattggcacggacgcttttccgcaaaagcactttttgcggaaaagcgtccatgccaatccagacgcgcttttctgcaaaaaagccccgatcgccattttcgcaattggggcttttttgcggaaaacaaatctgagctgtctacactggcccttttgcgcaaaagttttgcgcaagaggacttttgcctgaacgggagcagcatagtatttccacaagaagcactgatttcttacagtaggaagtcagtgcttttgcggaaattcaagcggccagtgtagacagctggcaagttttttccggaaaagcggctgattttctggaaaaactggccagtctagacacaaccacagTGCTTTTAAAAGCAAATCACAAACACATAGAGAGCCTATTTCCCCCTATAATCTCCTTTGGGTAGCTGAGGTGTTAGCTATAATAATGAGAAATGGTTTCAGACAAAAGCCAGATTTTTAGGTTCACATTGTCCTGCTAACACCAAGCCTTTTAGGGGTCATATATCATACTGCATATATTCTACCATTGCCTGGATACTGCTCTTCTCGGCTTTACTACACTCTTGAAAAATTCTTCTTGACTAGGGTGAGTAATTTGTTCTGGGTGAGTAAAATATAATGTTGTTTCCATTCTTACCATGCTGACAAGTGGGGCATGGGGATTTGCGCATGAGTTGGTAAAGTTTGTGACAGTTTGGTGAGCCGACTATAATTTCCTCTCCCCCAATGAGATTTCTCTTTGCTGCCTCTTGCTTTCACTGTTGCTATGGCAAAAGATGTGTGTTGCTAAGATAAGAGCCATTTTCTTTCCCTCTTCCATAGCTGTTGCCACAGTAGAAGTCACAGAACCCCCTCTGTTACCTTGGTAACAGcctcctcctactgtctcccTAGTAACAGTCTCCCCAtctttttcttccctcttcctTCTGTTGCTACAGTAACAGTTGCTTGCTCCCCATCTCTCCCTGTTGTCTATATTGCAGCTTTATCTCTTTATCCCTCTGAAGGACGCATGTGCTAAGTCACCTTGGTAACATTCTCCCTTTCCTCTGTTGCTATGGTAAcattctccctctcccaccaaTCCACTTCTCATCTTCTGCCCCTCCACTTCTCTGTTGGAGTAGTTCCAGGGGGTTCCCCTCATACCTGTGCCTAAATGAAGTCCGCTATGGTCACATGTTCTAGGGGCTTAGCTCTCATGGTAAAGGCCTTTACAGCAATGAGGGTCATACTCTGGTCCTGGTTTCTAGGGATGTGGCATGGCTGGATGACTATTCTCTGGG contains the following coding sequences:
- the MYCL gene encoding protein L-Myc, which translates into the protein MEFDSHQHYFYDHDSEEDFYRSTAPSEDIWKKFELVATPRKAPPCPAGGKACCPGAGERSDRLSHCCLPGEEPEYLLGPGAILGNLSAFMLQDCMWSGFSARERLEKVMTEKLSTGAPRANPHKSPLAQDAGFNSPVSECVDPAAVFPCLPAETKPPPAAPGAERPCDSEGEEIDVVTVEKRQSLSMRKPVTITVRADPLDPCMKHFHISIHQQQHNYAARSPPDTCSQEDALEKEPKEEPLSSPEQGAEHSEPGLPKTGSTPSSDSEDMAKRKNHNYLERKRRNDLRSRFQALRDQVPGLANCPKTPKVVILSKAAEYLQSLVVGERRMAAEKRQLKLRQHQLLKRIAHLKGL